The sequence below is a genomic window from Acetivibrio clariflavus DSM 19732.
GCAGGAAAAGACTTGGGAATAACAATACACGAAAAAGGAACAGTAGTAGTAATACAAGGTCCCCGTTTTTCTACCGTAGCTGAAAGCCGTTGGTTCAGTAAGATGGGCTGGGACGTAATAAACATGACCCAATATCCTGAATGCTATTTAGCCAGAGAATTAGGCATTTGCTATGTCAACATTTCCTTAATTACCGATTACGACGCAGGTTTGGAAGGTCGCGACGATATCGCGCCCGTTACCGAAGAAGAAGTATTAAAGGTATTTGCTCAAAATAATGAAAAGGTAAAAAAATTATTGTTTGAAGTAATAAAGAGAATTGATTTATCCGGCGACAAATGCAAATGCTGTTGCTAATGTCTGCCAATATTATTTTTATACATTATTAAATTCATGATAAAAACAGGAGAAGAAGTATGAGACCTTTGGAATATTGTAACGGTGTATTAAAGCTTGTAGATCAGACAAAACTGCCGCTGGAAAAAAAGATAGTTGAGCTTTCTACTTATGAAGAAATAGCTGATGCCATTAAAAAAATGACAGTAAGAGGTGCCCCGGCCATAGGAGTTACTGCTGTTTACGGGGTGGTAGTTGCTGCCAACTCCATCAACACTTCCTCGAAGGATGAGTTTTTTGAAGAATTGAAAAAGGCCTGTGACCTGATTAAGAGCACCCGTCCGACAGCGGTAAACCTGTTCTGGGCCGTTGACAGAGTATATAATAAAGCTGTTTCAAATAAGGACAAGTCCATTGAACAAATTCGGGAAATAATTGAAGCCGAAGCCCGGCTTATGGAAAAGGAAGATATCGAATCCAACAGGGCAATAGGCAAATACGGAAATGAATTAATAAAGCAAAACTATACAATACTTACTCATTGCAATGCCGGTGCATTAGCCACTTGTGACTACGGCACTGCCTTAGGTGTTATTCGTGCAGCCCATGAAGCAGGTAAAAATATAAGTGTATTTGCCGATGAGACAAGACCGTATCTTCAGGGTTCAAGGTTGACTGTATGGGAACTCATGGAAGACAATATACCCGTTACTCTCATATGTGACAATATGGCAGGGCATTTCATGAAAGAAGGCGTTATTGACTGTGTGATTGTCGGTGCAGACAGGATTGCGTTAAACGGCGATACTGCAAATAAAATAGGAACATATTCGTTATCCGTCCTTGCCAAAGAAAACAACATTCCCTTTTACGTTGCAGCACCGATTTCCACAATCGATTTTTCTATAGAATCCGGTGAGCAAATCCCGATAGAGGAACGAAACAGCGAAGAGGTAACCCATATAAAAGGCATAAGAATAGCACCGGAAGGCATAAAAGTGAGGAATCCTGCTTTTGACGTTACACCTAATAAATATATCACTGCAATAATTACCGACAAGGGAATTATATATCCTCCTTATAAAGAAAATATAATTAAACTTAAGGAGGCTTAGTATTTTCCCTTGACTTAAAATATATTGTTTATTTGCTATTAACAGTTGAAAAAATTCGGAAGAAATATTGTAAAGGAAGTTGTAGTAAAATTAGTCAAAATTTTAAGCGTGTTGGTAAGTTACCGACACGCTTTACTTTTCTACCTTCAACCTTATTCTTTAAGATCTGCTATTGCTCTTTTTATAAGAGCCTCGTCATCAATAGTGCATTGAACTACTTCCCCGATTTTTTTCCTCGGGAGTATAAAGGTAAGTTTATTGCCCTTTATCTTTTTATCGTAAAACATCTGATTGTATACCTTATCCACATCTATATTCTCAAGCTTTACCGGAAGCCCGATTTTCATAAGTGTATTTTTGACTTTGTCCACCAAATCGGATTCAATCATTTCAAGATATTGCGCCATTCTGAATGCTGCCACCATTCCCAATGAAACACATTCCCCATGTAGAAGCTCAAAATTCATAACGGTTTCTATAGCGTGTCCGATGGTATGTCCAAAGTTCAGATTAGCCCTCAGCCCGCTTTCCCTTTCATCCTTTTCAACCACACTTCCCTTTATAGAGCAGTTAATCTTTGTAATATATTGCAAAACACTCTCGTCGAAACTGAATATTTTATTTACATTATAATCGATATAGTCAAAAAATTCAGCATCTTGTATAATTCCGTGTTTTACTACCTCTGCAAGCCCAGCTTGCAGTTCTCTTTTAGGCAGAGTCCTCAATGTATTTACGTTTATATAAACAAACTTAGGCTGGTAAAAAGCTCCGATAATATTTTTGCTGCCATTGAAATCTACTCCCACTTTACCGCCAACACTGCTGTCCGATTGTGCAAGCAGTGATGTGGGAATTTGAACAAAATTAATACCTCTTAAAAACGTAGCAGCAGCAAATCCTGTTATATCACCGACCACTCCGCCACCTAGAGCTACAAGAGTGGAGTTTCTGTCCAATTTCAGGCTTATCAAATATTGGTAAATATCTCTGATAGTATCAAGATTTTTGCTCTTTTCTCCTGCCGGAATGACATATTTAAACACTTCGCCTTCAAATTTCCTTAATGAATCCATACATTGCTGCGATTGATATTTATCTACATTGCTGTCGGTTATCAAAACCAATTTCCCATTTATTTTTGCATTATCCAAGCTACTTTTCAAATCACTGTAGTCGGTTGTTATGTATATCGGATAACTTCTCTCATTTAAATTTATATTTAGCTTAATCACTATCTCAAGTCACTCCTTAATATTAACACAATCTGCCGTATTAAAACAATCTACAGTACTAATATCCTGGTCATCAATCACAGATCTTAATGCTTCCAGCTGGGAATGAAGAAGAGCTTCTGCTTTACTCTTATAAATATGAAGCCGTTTTTTTGTCTCTTCATATTCATATTTTATTCTCATAACTTCCTGATTGGCTTCATTAATTATTTTCTGAGCTTTTAACTCTGCCTCTTTTATAATATTTTCCGCTTTCAGATACCCGTTTTTCTTTATGTCTTCGCTGGTTTTCTGGGCAATAATTAAAGTGTTCTGCAGAGATTCTTCTATATTTTTGTAATGCTGTATTGCCTGATTCAAAGCTTCCAGCTTGTCCTTAAGCTCTCTGTTTTCATGGATATAAGCAGTATAATCCTCTATAATTTTATCTAGTACCTCGTTTACCATATCCTCACTATATCCACGTATACTCCTTTTGAAAGTAAGGTTTTGCAAATCGTTGGGAGTATAATTCATTCATAAGCACCTCTTTTATATAAATTTCTTTAAATATATACTTATTCTGTCTTTTTTAGTGGTTCCTCCAATTTCCTGCACCAAAACTCGGCCCTTCCCTCTTATGGAAATCAGGTCACCCTCCTTAACGCTTTTCTTAAGGTTGGTAGTGGTTTCCCAATTCAGGTTGACCCTCTCTGCCCGTATATATTCCTGAACTTTACTTCTTGACATGCCAAAACCTGCACTGGCAACAGAATCAAGCCTTAAAGAAGCAACCGTTGTTCGTATCTCCTTGACTTTTTGCTCCCGTGCCTGAAGGCTGTCAAGACCGACATAATCCAGTTCAACTTTTATATTACCCACTTTTTCGAGATTGTATTTTATGTAATCAGCAACATCGTTTTCGACAATTACCAAACAGTGCTCATCTTTTATAAGAATATCGCCAATTTTCTCCCTTTTAATTCCTAACCCCATCAAAGAGCCAAGGTAATCTCTATGTGAAACACTTCCCCGACTCATTAAACAAATTTTCAGCACTTTAAAAAAACCGATTAAATCCGGTTCATAATCTATCGGCATATTTCTAGGGCAGAAAACCACAACAGCCCTTTCTGCCCCTTCATAACCTCCATAGAATAAAAAATTATCAATATCGCTTGAATTAAGACACGCCGATACAACATTCTGCATACGTGGATCCAAAAAGTCAGTAACCGTAACTTTTCCAGTTTTCT
It includes:
- the mtnA gene encoding S-methyl-5-thioribose-1-phosphate isomerase — protein: MRPLEYCNGVLKLVDQTKLPLEKKIVELSTYEEIADAIKKMTVRGAPAIGVTAVYGVVVAANSINTSSKDEFFEELKKACDLIKSTRPTAVNLFWAVDRVYNKAVSNKDKSIEQIREIIEAEARLMEKEDIESNRAIGKYGNELIKQNYTILTHCNAGALATCDYGTALGVIRAAHEAGKNISVFADETRPYLQGSRLTVWELMEDNIPVTLICDNMAGHFMKEGVIDCVIVGADRIALNGDTANKIGTYSLSVLAKENNIPFYVAAPISTIDFSIESGEQIPIEERNSEEVTHIKGIRIAPEGIKVRNPAFDVTPNKYITAIITDKGIIYPPYKENIIKLKEA
- the aroB gene encoding 3-dehydroquinate synthase, producing MIKLNINLNERSYPIYITTDYSDLKSSLDNAKINGKLVLITDSNVDKYQSQQCMDSLRKFEGEVFKYVIPAGEKSKNLDTIRDIYQYLISLKLDRNSTLVALGGGVVGDITGFAAATFLRGINFVQIPTSLLAQSDSSVGGKVGVDFNGSKNIIGAFYQPKFVYINVNTLRTLPKRELQAGLAEVVKHGIIQDAEFFDYIDYNVNKIFSFDESVLQYITKINCSIKGSVVEKDERESGLRANLNFGHTIGHAIETVMNFELLHGECVSLGMVAAFRMAQYLEMIESDLVDKVKNTLMKIGLPVKLENIDVDKVYNQMFYDKKIKGNKLTFILPRKKIGEVVQCTIDDEALIKRAIADLKE
- a CDS encoding DivIVA domain-containing protein — translated: MNYTPNDLQNLTFKRSIRGYSEDMVNEVLDKIIEDYTAYIHENRELKDKLEALNQAIQHYKNIEESLQNTLIIAQKTSEDIKKNGYLKAENIIKEAELKAQKIINEANQEVMRIKYEYEETKKRLHIYKSKAEALLHSQLEALRSVIDDQDISTVDCFNTADCVNIKE
- a CDS encoding RNA-binding protein, translating into MNKEEILKKVSKSEDRLVVAKVLDKFYLAEKTGKVTVTDFLDPRMQNVVSACLNSSDIDNFLFYGGYEGAERAVVVFCPRNMPIDYEPDLIGFFKVLKICLMSRGSVSHRDYLGSLMGLGIKREKIGDILIKDEHCLVIVENDVADYIKYNLEKVGNIKVELDYVGLDSLQAREQKVKEIRTTVASLRLDSVASAGFGMSRSKVQEYIRAERVNLNWETTTNLKKSVKEGDLISIRGKGRVLVQEIGGTTKKDRISIYLKKFI